One Cololabis saira isolate AMF1-May2022 chromosome 12, fColSai1.1, whole genome shotgun sequence DNA window includes the following coding sequences:
- the LOC133456703 gene encoding chromo domain-containing protein cec-1-like encodes MQETELKEVSERVDSEKEESEKEVILPIPNPAQRLPRPLQNREEETDDHWDMAAEYRGLRRDEEQGGDDKNVDAKEDEEEEEEEEEEEVWSISFKRPLPGVAVVEPMSQGEPFSFLTRTPSAEQLGDDDESESGGSQSEGSVSAASISGLSLAAAGAGYRRAVAPPGPWLTPSGHRPAQYAQETYSRR; translated from the coding sequence ATGCAGGAGACAGAACTGAAGGAAGTGAGTGAAAGAGTGGATTCAGAAAAAGAAGAGAGTGAAAAGGAAGTCATCCTACCTATCCCAAACCCCGCCCAAAGGCTTCCCAGACCCCTGCAAAACCGGGAGGAGGAGACTGACGACCACTGGGACATGGCAGCAGAGTATAGGGGACTACGGAGAGACGAGGAGCAGGGGGGAGACGATAAAAACGTTGATGCGAAGGAGgacgaagaagaggaagaagaagaagaagaagaagaagtatgGTCCATTTCCTTTAAGAGGCCTTTACCTGGCGTTGCGGTGGTGGAGCCCATGTCGCAGGGAGAGCCCTTCTCCTTCCTCACCCGCACGCCGTCTGCAGAGCAGCTGGGCGATGATGATGAGTCCGAGTCTggaggcagccaatcagagggcAGCGTGTCTGCCGCCAGCATCTCAGGTCTTTCTCTGGCCGCCGCAGGGGCGGGCTACCGGAGGGCCgtggccccgccaggcccgtgGCTCACGCCCAGCGGGCACAGGCCGGCCCAGTACGCCCAGGAAACGTACAGTAGGAGGTGA